In Thermococcus thioreducens, a genomic segment contains:
- a CDS encoding flagellin, whose protein sequence is MKLLRKKRGAIGIGTLIVFIAMVLVAAVAAAVLINTSGYLQQRAEATGRQTTQEVSTGIKIDAVTGYAPSANNMTLMTIQVSLNAGSTPIDLNQTKIYLDNGQKQVVLSYGNAKATISGDMFDTTSPAWNSTKVDGTHFGILIVQDADNSLNGNIPTLTTGDIALLTINLSAVFGGVEPRTPITIRVVPEFGAPGFTKVITPTAYGLSTTDKIVDLK, encoded by the coding sequence ATGAAGTTGCTGAGGAAGAAGAGGGGTGCCATTGGTATCGGTACCCTGATAGTTTTCATAGCCATGGTTCTAGTGGCCGCAGTGGCTGCCGCGGTTCTCATCAACACCAGCGGCTACCTCCAGCAGAGGGCGGAGGCCACGGGCAGGCAGACGACCCAGGAGGTTTCAACGGGCATAAAGATCGATGCGGTGACCGGCTACGCTCCGAGCGCGAACAACATGACCCTGATGACGATCCAGGTTTCCCTTAACGCCGGAAGCACCCCCATTGACCTCAACCAGACCAAGATCTACCTCGACAACGGCCAGAAGCAGGTCGTTCTCTCCTACGGAAACGCCAAGGCTACCATAAGTGGCGACATGTTTGACACGACCTCGCCCGCCTGGAACAGCACCAAGGTTGACGGAACCCACTTTGGAATTCTCATTGTCCAGGATGCCGACAACTCCCTCAACGGGAACATTCCGACCCTCACCACCGGCGACATAGCCCTGCTCACCATCAACCTCTCCGCTGTCTTCGGCGGCGTTGAGCCGAGGACCCCGATAACCATTAGGGTAGTTCCGGAGTTCGGTGCTCCGGGCTTCACCAAGGTCATCACCCCGACCGCCTACGGTCTCAGCACCACCGACAAGATTGTCGACCTCAAGTGA
- a CDS encoding class I SAM-dependent methyltransferase, translating to MNALIEVLDRNLEAMTDISLAHLFKLGLKHDIFRRLTSGATREELLAAIPVSNRDYLGKLIDTYVALGIVDESDGVLRVPGFSYEFNLSAEDAGRLLSDWVQVLEEIYKMADYAFISAEHPKILMDFDKGADFWDMRLLMELNRIYRQLLIDLLGLEDGVRVLDLGCGSVSPVELGDAVGPNGKYVGVDFSPGLLSIAQTRIRNARMDWVLLREMDIRKLVVKNTYDAVVMSFVLEYLENPGAAVKKAIGTLNPGGRLAIVEPFRDNYPLIAAMEFFESLTREFVRFPSSTEIIHAVEESPYDVKVDTLGKSVLLVTRLV from the coding sequence ATGAACGCACTGATCGAAGTCCTCGACAGGAACCTCGAAGCGATGACGGACATCTCACTCGCACACCTCTTCAAGCTCGGGCTGAAGCACGACATCTTCCGCAGGCTTACGAGCGGAGCGACCCGCGAAGAGCTTCTGGCAGCGATTCCGGTGTCCAACAGGGATTACCTCGGAAAGCTCATCGACACGTACGTTGCCCTTGGCATCGTCGATGAGTCCGACGGCGTGCTGAGGGTTCCGGGCTTCTCATACGAGTTTAACCTAAGTGCCGAAGACGCCGGAAGGTTGCTCTCTGACTGGGTTCAGGTGCTTGAGGAGATATACAAGATGGCGGACTACGCCTTCATATCCGCGGAGCACCCGAAGATACTCATGGACTTCGACAAGGGTGCCGACTTCTGGGACATGCGCCTGCTGATGGAGCTCAACAGAATCTACCGACAGCTTCTCATAGACCTGCTGGGCCTTGAAGATGGGGTGAGGGTCCTTGACCTCGGCTGCGGCTCCGTTTCCCCCGTGGAGCTTGGGGATGCTGTGGGGCCCAACGGGAAGTACGTTGGAGTCGATTTCTCGCCGGGGCTTCTGAGCATCGCACAGACCCGCATCAGAAACGCCCGGATGGACTGGGTGCTCCTGAGGGAGATGGACATAAGAAAGCTCGTGGTCAAAAATACCTATGACGCCGTTGTGATGAGCTTCGTCCTTGAGTACTTGGAAAATCCGGGTGCGGCGGTTAAAAAGGCCATTGGTACCCTGAATCCGGGAGGGAGGCTCGCCATAGTTGAGCCGTTCAGGGACAACTATCCGCTGATAGCTGCCATGGAGTTCTTTGAGAGCCTGACGAGGGAATTTGTCCGCTTCCCGAGCTCAACCGAGATCATCCATGCCGTGGAGGAGAGCCCCTACGATGTAAAGGTCGACACCCTCGGGAAGTCTGTTCTGTTGGTCACGCGTCTGGTGTGA
- a CDS encoding helix-turn-helix domain-containing protein, which translates to MFIDPFVIRSINRSELRKRILFYLDEIYPTPTYLSEIARVVKSDPSNVKGALIGLGNRYNGHSSLVSLGLVEVVIEKGFKYYRLTEYGKQVVKLLKSYHSYYSRYT; encoded by the coding sequence ATGTTTATTGATCCCTTTGTAATACGCTCCATTAATCGCAGCGAGTTAAGGAAGAGGATACTCTTCTACCTCGATGAAATATATCCCACCCCCACCTACCTCTCTGAAATTGCAAGGGTGGTTAAGTCAGACCCCTCGAATGTGAAGGGTGCCCTTATCGGCCTTGGGAACAGGTACAACGGCCACAGCTCCCTTGTGAGCCTCGGTCTCGTTGAGGTCGTCATCGAGAAGGGCTTCAAGTACTACCGGCTCACCGAGTACGGAAAGCAGGTCGTCAAGCTCCTGAAGTCGTACCACTCCTATTATTCAAGGTACACATGA